TGCACAATTCATTCAAATCGTACCAAAAATTGAAAACCAAGAAGGTATCGATAACATCGATTCTATCTTAGAAGTTTCTGACGGTTTAATGGTAGCTCGTGGTGACATGGGTGTAGAAATTCCACCAGAAGAAGTGCCGCTAGTACAAAAACGTCTAATCAAAAAATGTAACGTATTAGGTAAACCGGTTATTACTGCAACACAAATGTTAGATTCTATGCAACGTAACCCACGTCCAACTCGTGCGGAAGCAAGTGACGTAGCGAACGCGATCTTTGATGGTACAGATGCAATCATGCTTTCTGGTGAAACTGCAGCGGGACAATACCCGGTAGAAGCGGTAACAATGATGGCGAACATCGCAGTACGTGTTGAAAAATCATTGCAATATGAAGATATGTTCAAAAAGCGTATTAAAGAGTTCACTCCAACAATTACAGATGCAATTAGTCAATCTGTTGCACACACAGCGCTTGCTCTTGATGTAGCTGCAATCGTAGCTCCAACAGAAAGTGGATATACTGCAAAAATGATCTCTAAATATCGTCCAAAATCTCCAATCGTAGCTGTAACAACTGACGAGCAAGTGGGCCGTCGTCTTGCACTTGTTTGGGGTGTACAAGCGTTTATGGCTGAAAAACGTGCAGCATCTACTGATGAAATGTTAGATACTGCAATTCAAACAGGTATGGATGCAGGTCTAATCGGACTTGGAGATACAGTTGTAATTACTGCTGGTGTACCAGTTGCTGAAACTGGCACAACAAACTTAATGAAAATCCATGTTGTTGGTGAAGAAATCGCTAAAGGACAAGGGATTGGTCGCAAAGCTGCAAAAGGTAAAGTAGTTGTAGCGAAAACAGCTGCAGAAGCTGTAGCGAACGTAACAGAAGGTGACATCCTTGTTACAACAAGCACTGATAAAGATATGATTCCTGCAATTGAAAAAGCTGCAGCTCTAGTTGTAGAAGAAGGTGGCTTAACAAGCCATGCGGCTGTTGTAGGTGTATCAATCGGTATCCCAGTTATCGTTGGGGTAAACGGTGTAACAACGACTTTAAAAAATGGCCAAGAAGTAACAGTTGATGCAGCGCGCGGAATTGTTTATAATGGACATGCGGAAGTGCTATAAGAAGTAATATGGAGAGAAGGATCGGAGTCCTTCTCTTTTTTTTGCAATTTAAATACAAAAACCATTCTGAAAAAAGAAATCTTCGGTAGTGGGAAAGGGATTTCATTTTTTGTTTGATGTTTTGTGGGTTGTTTTGAGGGTGTGAGGAAATCGAGAGAGTCTAATTAGGCTGTTGGGTAGCATGAGTATCTTACTTCCTGTAAATAGTATGATGAAGGAGGATGAGGGAATGAAGTGGCTTCTTATTCTTTTAATTTTAATCCCTGCTGTTGAAATAACAGTATTAATTGGATCTAGTCATTTAATTGGTATGTGGCCGACGTTTGCTATGATCGTGTTTACAGGTATACTTGGCGCTTATTTAGCAAAACGACAAGGGCTTATAGTGTTGAAGGAGATTCAATTTCGGTTAAATAGAGGTGAAATGCCAGGAGATGCTGTATTAGATGGTATTTTTGTTTTTATAGGTGGACTTCTTCTTTTGACACCAGGATATGTGACGGATGTAATCGGGTTTATTTTTATATTTTCGGTAACACGACAGCCGTTTAAGTTCATGATGATTAAATGGTTAGAGCGGAAAATAAGAAGAAACACGACAATTATTGTACAAAAATAACACTTGAAACAGAAATGTTTTAAGTGTTATTTTTTTGTCGAAATATAAAGTGTATATTTATTCATTTGTAGAAAAAGGAAGAAAAGGGATTGATATTTATGTTGAAAATAGAATAAAAATACAAAGATATTCTCAGTCGTATTATTTTATGCAAAAAACAAGGGAATCCCCCATTTATTAATAGGGAATTCCCTTGCTTATTTTATTGCGAACAACGACTATTGTGGGAAATTTATTTTAATGGTGTGCCTTTAATAAACTTCCATAAATCATGAAATACATGAGCTTTGTGCAATGTGTTTAATAATACTAATGTAACTGGGCCAATAATTAATCCTAAGAAACCATATAGCTTAAATCCAACGAATAACGCAATAAGTGTTGGTAATGGATCGAGTCCGATGTTGGAGGATAACACTTTCGGTTCCATAATTTGTCTTTGAACAATGACAACAATATATAAAATAAGTAGACCAATTGTGAAAGCTGTGTCCCCTGTGAAAAATACATATATAATCCAAGGAACAAAGACTGCTCCCGTTCCTAAATAAGGAAGTAAGTCTACAATTCCTGTAATGATTGCGATTGTGATGGCGTATGGTACGCGCAAAATTAATAGTCCAATTAGTACGATGACGGTGGTCATAGATACAAGTGTGAGTTGTGCTTTTACAAATCCAAATAATGCTTTTCGTAAATCAACAAAAATAGTCTTTCCGTATCCGTGTATGCGATTTGGAAGTAATCGCTTTACTTTATGAGCGAGTGTATGCCAATCAAAACTAATAAAGAAAGTCGCTAATAGGATGAAGACGAGGACTGTTAAAGTTGTTGGGAGTGCACTGATGAAATTTGTTAATCCACTTATAATGGCGGTTAACAGCTCTTTCATTTGCTTTGTTGCTTCCGTTCCTAGATTTTGAATGTTTTGTGTAATTGTATATTGTTGTGATTCACCAAGATGATTAAATTTAGAAATTAAATCATCATATAAAGGCATAATATTATTGAGTGCAAATTGCTGTGCATACTGTACAATTGCTGGAAACTTTTCTGTGACGATTTGTAGTAAGTAAGTTGTGGCGGAAATCGCTTCTGTCACAAGATATGTAACAAGTCCGACGATGGCACCGAACACGAGAATTAAGCTGACGAGTACCGCTAAGGCACGAGGGAATTGTAGTTTTTGATTGAGAAAATTTACGACTGGATTAATCAAATAAGCAAAAGCTAATGCGATGATAAAAGGGTATATAAGACCTGAAACATACAAAAGCGCATAAAACCCAATTGTTGTTGCTAAAATGACAAATATAAGTCGCAATACGATATACAGTGAGTTTCGATTCAAAGGTGCTTACCTCCCATTCCAAATTGTATTTATGTTATAGTGGAATGATGGATTTATCCTGCTATTCACGGGCAGTATGAATTACTTCAAGGTGCGAAGTAATCGGCGCGTAAAAGCTTGACGGTGAAGGCTAATCAATAGTAAATGTTTTCTCTGTACTGATTGACGAGAGCTTCACTTTACCTACTTTTTATTTTACCGGTTTCTTATAAGAAAAGAAAGAAGTGTGCTTTTCTTTCTCGGTAAATATAAAAACAACTTATTTTGGTCTCGTTTAGAGCGTTTAAGGTCTGCTGTATCATCTATATTGATTGATGAATACTCTTGCCTATATCGTGTATAACGATATGTTTAACAGCGATTTACTTTGTAAACAGGTTCATTATTTTCAGAAAGGAAGTGTAATCATGATTAGTCAATCAACGTTATTTTTATTCATACTACTTATTATTGGACTTATTGCTAAAAATCAATCGCTCACTGTAGCGGTTGGCGTTTTATTTTTATTAAAGTGGACGTTTCTAGGAGAGAAAATTCTTCCATATTTACAAACGAAAGGAATTAATCTTGGTGTAACGGTTATTACGATTGCGGTTCTTGTTCCGATCGCTACGGGTGAAATTGGATTTAAGCAGCTTGGTGAAGCAGCTAAATCGTATTATGCATGGATTGCGCTCGCTTCAGGGATAGCGGTTGCTTTGTTAGCAAAGGGTGGTGTGCAGTTATTAACGAACGATCCTCATATTACAACTGCGCTTGTATTTGGAACAATTATTGCAGTTGCATTATTTAATGGAGTTGCTGTAGGACCATTAATTGGAGCTGGAATTGCCTATGCTGTGATGAACATTATACAGATGTTTAAGTGAAAAATTTTATAGTAATATAAAATTTTTGAATTCTTTCCATTCACAAAAGTCAGATAATTGTTTATAATAGAATTAGAAAACATGTAAAGGCTACATAGCAACGAAGACTTACACCAGATAAAATAAAAACAACATAAAATAATTTTCTGCTGACATTGTTTTATGTTGTTTTTATCATAAACTCTTCGAAACTAGTTTTCCTCACCATCTATTGTTCTAAGCGTGAGGATTCGGAGAGAAACTCACGCTCATGCTTTGATAAAGCAATGGAACAACGAGATGGGAACATCACAACAAATTTGCATGATCGTGCATTTTGCTTGCCTAAAGAGTGAACGGGCGTTCATAATTTAGGAGGGAAGCAAACAGATATAAGGGAGCAAGGTTGGGAGAATTTTCAGGAAAAGGAGAGAATGTCATGACTGTTATTCGAGGATTAGAAGGGGTAGTAGCAACAACATCATCTGTGAGTTCTATTATTGATGATACATTAACGTATGTTGGGTATAATATTGATGATTTAGCGGAAAATGCTACGTTTGAAGAAGTGGTATATTTATTATGGCACCGTAAACTTCCTAATGAAGAGGAATTAAATGAGTTAAAAGAAACTCTATCTGAATATTCTAAAGTTCCAAGTGAGATTTTATCATATTTAAAACAAGTAGATTTAAAGATTGCACATCCGATGTCTGTTTTACGAACTGCGATTTCCATGTTATCATTATACGATGAGAGCGCTGAATTAATGGATGAGAAGTCCAATTATTTGAAAGCGGTTAAATTACAGGCTCAAGTAGGGACTCTGGTTGCAGCGTATGCAAGAATTCGTAAAGGTTTAGAAGTGGTTGAGCCACGAAAAGATTTATCATTAGCTGCAAACTTTATTTATATGTTAAATAACCGCGAACCAAATGAAGTGGAAATTGAAGCTTTTGATAAAGCTCTTGTACTTCATGCGGATCATGAATTAAATGCTTCTACATTTACAGCTCGCGTTTGCGTTGCGACACTTTCAGACGTATATTCTGGTATTACAGCAGCGATTGGTGCTTTAAAAGGACCTCTTCACGGCGGAGCGAATGAAAATGTAATGAAGATGTTAAAAGAAATTGGCGAAGAAGAAAATGTAGAATCCTATATTCATAACGCACTTCAAAATAAGGTGAAAATTATGGGATTTGGCCATCGCGTATATGAGCACGGTGATCCTCGCGCGAAACATTTACGTGAAATGTCTAAGAAATTATGCGTGCTTTTAGGGGAAGAGAAATGGTATAATATGTCTATCAAAATCGAAGACATTGTCACAAAAGAAAAAGGTCTTCCACCAAATGTCGATTTCTATTCTGCTTCTGTTTACCATTGTTTAGGAATTGATCATGATTTATTTACACCAATCTTTGCAATCAGTCGTATGTCAGGTTGGTTAGCTCATATTCTAGAACAATATGAAAATAACCGCTTAATTCGTCCGCGTGCTGATTATAATGGACCAACGCACCAACGCTATGTTCCATTAGCACAACGATAAGTTAAAAACACTATTTAGATAGTGGAAATACACTTTCAAAAATCTGATTTTTTCGCAAAGATATAATGATTGGAATATTTTAATTTGACTAACGGTTTGAACTGAGGGTTTTATTCCCTCAGTTTCACACATATGAAATTTCAAACATGGGGGTTATCACAGTGACGACAGGAGAAAAAATTACTGTAACGAATGGTGTTATGAATGTACCAAACAATCCGATTATTCCTTTTATTGAAGGTGATGGAATTGGACCAGATATTTGGGCGGCAGCATCTCGTGTATTAGAAGCAGCTGTTGAAAAAGCTTATGATGGTGAGAAGAAAATCGTTTGGAAAGAAGTGCTTGCAGGGGAAAAAGCATTCAACCAAACAGGTGAATGGTTACCAGAAGAGACGTTAAATGAAATTCGCGAATATTTAATCGCGATTAAAGGCCCACTTACAACGCCTGTTGGTGGCGGCATTCGTTCTCTAAACGTAGCGCTTCGTCAAGAGTTAGACTTATACGTATGTTTACGTCCAGTTCGTTATTTTGAAGGTGTTCCTTCACCTGTAAAACGTCCGGAAGATACTGATATGGTGATTTTCCGTGAAAATACAGAAGACATTTATGCTGGTATTGAATATGCACAAGGATCTCCAGAAGCACAAAAAGTGCTTGAGTTCTTAAAAGAAACAATGGGTGTAAACAAAATTCGCTTCCCAGAAACATCAGGGATTGGTATTAAACCAATTTCAGAAGAAGGAACAAAGCGTCTTGTTCGTGCTGCAATTCAATATGCAATTAACGAAAAACGCTCTTCTGTTACATTAGTTCATAAAGGAAACATTATGAAATTTACAGAAGGTGCTTTCAAAAACTGGGGTTATGAAGTTGCGGAACAAGAATTCGGCGATAAAGTATTCACTTGGTCTGAATATGACCGTATTGTTGAAAAAGATGGTAAAGATGCAGCGAATAAAGCGATGACAGAGGCTGAAGCAGCTGGTAAAATCATTGTTAAAGATTCTATTGCAGATATCTTCTTACAACAAATTTTAACACGTCCACGTGAGTTTGATGTTGTTGCAACAATGAACTTAAATGGTGATTATATTTCTGATGCACTTGCAGCACAAGTAGGTGGCATTGGTATTGCACCTGGTGCAAACATTAACTATGTTACTGGACATGCTATTTTTGAAGCGACACATGGTACAGCTCCAAAATATGCAGGTTTAGATAAAGTAAATCCATCTTCTGTTCTTCTTTCAGGAGTATTATTATTAGAGCATTTAGGATGGAATGAAGCTGCGAAATTAGTAACTGCTTCAGTAGAAAAAACAATTGCTTCAAAAGTGGTAACATATGACTTCGCACGTCTTATGGATGGCGCAACTGAAGTGAAATGTTCCGAATTTGCTGATGCCCTTATTAACAATATGGACTTAGCGGTAATCAAAAACGCATAATTCAAAGTGGGGGAGAAATTATGACAATCAAACGCAAAAAAGTATCAGTCATCGGTGCAGGATTTACCGGAGCAACAACAGCGTTTTTATTAGCTCAAAAAGAGCTTGCAGATGTTGTATTAGTGGACATTCCACAACTGGAGAATCCAACAAAAGGGAAAGCGTTAGATATGTTAGAAGCAAGCCCTGTACAAGGTTTTGATGCTAACATTATCGGCACATCTGATTACGTAGATACTGCTGATTCTGACGTTGTTGTTATTACAGCAGGAATTGCACGTAAACCAGGTATGAGCCGTGATGATTTAGTAGCAACAAACTCTAAAATTATGAAAAGTATTACGAAAGATATCGCAAAACATTCACCAAACGCAATTATTGTTGTGTTAACAAATCCAGTTGATGCAATGACATATTCTGTATTTAAAGAAGCTGGATTCCCGAAAGAGCGTGTTATCGGTCAATCTGGTGTATTAGATACAGCTCGTTTCCGTACATTCATCGCACAAGAATTAAATCTTTCTGTTAAAGACATTACAGGATTCGTTCTTGGTGGCCACGGTGATGACATGGTGCCTCTTGTAC
This sequence is a window from Bacillus pseudomycoides DSM 12442. Protein-coding genes within it:
- the pyk gene encoding pyruvate kinase codes for the protein MRKTKIVCTIGPASESIEKLEQLIEAGMNVARLNFSHGSHEEHGARIKNIREASKKTGKTVAILLDTKGPEIRTHDFVDGQAELVTGAEVVLSTEQVLGTAEKFSVSYAGLYEDVDPGSRILIDDGLIELEVIEKADGNIRTKVLNSGTVKNKKGVNVPNVSIKLPGITEKDVKDIVFGIEQKVDFIAASFVRKAADVLEIRELLEAHNAQFIQIVPKIENQEGIDNIDSILEVSDGLMVARGDMGVEIPPEEVPLVQKRLIKKCNVLGKPVITATQMLDSMQRNPRPTRAEASDVANAIFDGTDAIMLSGETAAGQYPVEAVTMMANIAVRVEKSLQYEDMFKKRIKEFTPTITDAISQSVAHTALALDVAAIVAPTESGYTAKMISKYRPKSPIVAVTTDEQVGRRLALVWGVQAFMAEKRAASTDEMLDTAIQTGMDAGLIGLGDTVVITAGVPVAETGTTNLMKIHVVGEEIAKGQGIGRKAAKGKVVVAKTAAEAVANVTEGDILVTTSTDKDMIPAIEKAAALVVEEGGLTSHAAVVGVSIGIPVIVGVNGVTTTLKNGQEVTVDAARGIVYNGHAEVL
- a CDS encoding FxsA family protein → MKWLLILLILIPAVEITVLIGSSHLIGMWPTFAMIVFTGILGAYLAKRQGLIVLKEIQFRLNRGEMPGDAVLDGIFVFIGGLLLLTPGYVTDVIGFIFIFSVTRQPFKFMMIKWLERKIRRNTTIIVQK
- the ytvI gene encoding sporulation integral membrane protein YtvI is translated as MNRNSLYIVLRLIFVILATTIGFYALLYVSGLIYPFIIALAFAYLINPVVNFLNQKLQFPRALAVLVSLILVFGAIVGLVTYLVTEAISATTYLLQIVTEKFPAIVQYAQQFALNNIMPLYDDLISKFNHLGESQQYTITQNIQNLGTEATKQMKELLTAIISGLTNFISALPTTLTVLVFILLATFFISFDWHTLAHKVKRLLPNRIHGYGKTIFVDLRKALFGFVKAQLTLVSMTTVIVLIGLLILRVPYAITIAIITGIVDLLPYLGTGAVFVPWIIYVFFTGDTAFTIGLLILYIVVIVQRQIMEPKVLSSNIGLDPLPTLIALFVGFKLYGFLGLIIGPVTLVLLNTLHKAHVFHDLWKFIKGTPLK
- a CDS encoding DUF441 domain-containing protein, which codes for MISQSTLFLFILLIIGLIAKNQSLTVAVGVLFLLKWTFLGEKILPYLQTKGINLGVTVITIAVLVPIATGEIGFKQLGEAAKSYYAWIALASGIAVALLAKGGVQLLTNDPHITTALVFGTIIAVALFNGVAVGPLIGAGIAYAVMNIIQMFK
- the citZ gene encoding citrate synthase: MGEFSGKGENVMTVIRGLEGVVATTSSVSSIIDDTLTYVGYNIDDLAENATFEEVVYLLWHRKLPNEEELNELKETLSEYSKVPSEILSYLKQVDLKIAHPMSVLRTAISMLSLYDESAELMDEKSNYLKAVKLQAQVGTLVAAYARIRKGLEVVEPRKDLSLAANFIYMLNNREPNEVEIEAFDKALVLHADHELNASTFTARVCVATLSDVYSGITAAIGALKGPLHGGANENVMKMLKEIGEEENVESYIHNALQNKVKIMGFGHRVYEHGDPRAKHLREMSKKLCVLLGEEKWYNMSIKIEDIVTKEKGLPPNVDFYSASVYHCLGIDHDLFTPIFAISRMSGWLAHILEQYENNRLIRPRADYNGPTHQRYVPLAQR
- the icd gene encoding NADP-dependent isocitrate dehydrogenase; translation: MTTGEKITVTNGVMNVPNNPIIPFIEGDGIGPDIWAAASRVLEAAVEKAYDGEKKIVWKEVLAGEKAFNQTGEWLPEETLNEIREYLIAIKGPLTTPVGGGIRSLNVALRQELDLYVCLRPVRYFEGVPSPVKRPEDTDMVIFRENTEDIYAGIEYAQGSPEAQKVLEFLKETMGVNKIRFPETSGIGIKPISEEGTKRLVRAAIQYAINEKRSSVTLVHKGNIMKFTEGAFKNWGYEVAEQEFGDKVFTWSEYDRIVEKDGKDAANKAMTEAEAAGKIIVKDSIADIFLQQILTRPREFDVVATMNLNGDYISDALAAQVGGIGIAPGANINYVTGHAIFEATHGTAPKYAGLDKVNPSSVLLSGVLLLEHLGWNEAAKLVTASVEKTIASKVVTYDFARLMDGATEVKCSEFADALINNMDLAVIKNA
- the mdh gene encoding malate dehydrogenase translates to MTIKRKKVSVIGAGFTGATTAFLLAQKELADVVLVDIPQLENPTKGKALDMLEASPVQGFDANIIGTSDYVDTADSDVVVITAGIARKPGMSRDDLVATNSKIMKSITKDIAKHSPNAIIVVLTNPVDAMTYSVFKEAGFPKERVIGQSGVLDTARFRTFIAQELNLSVKDITGFVLGGHGDDMVPLVRYSYAGGIPLETLIPAERLEAIVERTRKGGGEIVSLLGNGSAYYAPAASLVEMTEAILKDQRRVLPAIAYLEGEYGYSDLYLGVPVILGGNGIEKIIELELREEEKEALDRSVESVRNVMKVLI